One window of Phycisphaeraceae bacterium genomic DNA carries:
- a CDS encoding sugar kinase, with the protein MSLLVTGTIGIDDVVTPTGHANQVLGGSCMYFSAAASFYSPLRIVAVVGEDFPPQFRESFKQFPGVDLEGLETRKGGKTFRWGCKYHSNMNSRDTLFTELGVVGEAPAKVPQSYADSKYLFLANSPPAVQAGFLEQCPKRVLTVADTMDLWIQVAKSDLLALLKRVDGLVLNYDEAELLTGKLNSVSAGRHILDLGPRFVIIKKGEHGCLLIHRDGICSLPAYPTERVIDPTGCGDTFAGGLMGFLSSDKSSQHDPGSFASIRRSLVHGTVVASFTIEAFSLDRLKEIKRADLDKRFEEYASMVRV; encoded by the coding sequence ATGTCACTTCTTGTCACCGGAACCATCGGCATTGACGACGTTGTTACTCCGACGGGGCACGCCAATCAGGTGCTCGGCGGATCGTGCATGTATTTCTCCGCCGCGGCGAGTTTCTATTCGCCGCTGCGCATCGTCGCGGTGGTCGGTGAGGATTTTCCGCCGCAGTTCCGCGAGAGTTTCAAGCAGTTTCCGGGCGTGGATCTCGAGGGGCTGGAGACCCGAAAAGGCGGCAAGACATTCCGCTGGGGCTGCAAGTATCACAGCAACATGAACAGCCGTGACACGCTCTTCACCGAGCTTGGTGTCGTGGGCGAAGCGCCGGCGAAGGTGCCGCAGTCGTACGCGGATTCGAAGTATCTGTTCCTGGCCAATTCGCCGCCCGCGGTGCAGGCGGGGTTTTTGGAGCAGTGCCCCAAGCGCGTGCTGACCGTTGCGGACACGATGGACCTTTGGATCCAAGTTGCCAAGAGCGATCTGCTCGCGCTCCTGAAGCGCGTCGATGGGCTCGTGCTGAACTACGACGAGGCGGAACTGCTGACCGGAAAATTGAACAGCGTGAGCGCCGGTCGCCACATCCTCGACCTGGGCCCCCGCTTTGTCATCATCAAGAAAGGCGAGCACGGCTGCCTGCTCATCCATCGCGACGGCATCTGCTCGCTGCCCGCGTACCCGACCGAGCGCGTCATCGACCCAACCGGCTGCGGCGATACATTCGCCGGCGGGCTGATGGGGTTCCTGTCGTCGGACAAATCGTCGCAGCACGACCCCGGAAGCTTCGCGTCGATCCGTCGCTCGCTGGTGCACGGCACCGTCGTCGCGAGCTTCACCATCGAGGCGTTCAGCCTCGATCGGCTCAAGGAAATCAAGCGGGCCGACCTCGACAAGCGCTTCGAGGAATACGCGAGCATGGTGCGGGTCTAG
- a CDS encoding type II toxin-antitoxin system HicB family antitoxin gives MRQVVIYKGEDGNWVAEVPSLPGCVSQGSSTQQALANVAEAISLWVETVREMGWNIPVDSMSARIETIPDPAA, from the coding sequence GTGAGGCAAGTTGTGATCTACAAGGGAGAGGACGGAAACTGGGTTGCGGAAGTACCCTCGCTTCCCGGGTGTGTTTCGCAGGGCAGCTCCACTCAACAAGCCCTTGCGAATGTGGCCGAAGCAATCAGTCTTTGGGTGGAAACAGTTCGCGAAATGGGCTGGAATATTCCCGTTGACTCGATGTCCGCGCGAATCGAGACGATTCCAGACCCTGCCGCATAG
- a CDS encoding type II toxin-antitoxin system HicA family toxin: protein MSGLPVMSGLEVIGALARFGFQHRRTKGSHAILVRESPRLAVTVPLHRELDRGTLRAIIRQSGLSVETFVASLNR from the coding sequence ATGAGCGGGCTTCCGGTCATGAGTGGCTTGGAAGTGATCGGCGCGCTCGCACGCTTCGGCTTCCAACATCGTCGTACGAAGGGTTCTCATGCAATTCTGGTACGGGAATCGCCACGTCTGGCTGTCACAGTACCACTACATCGAGAACTGGATCGGGGGACGCTGCGCGCGATTATTCGGCAATCTGGACTGTCAGTAGAAACGTTTGTTGCAAGCCTGAATCGATAG
- a CDS encoding type 1 glutamine amidotransferase, which yields MAIIVFQHGALVGPGRLGLTLRDHGFKLSIRRLDLAADHPINILALEDFGDGQLIPTDFDNVQGVIALGGPQNVGEDHPWMPGEMSFLKQAHERQLPVIGICLGAQMIAQTLGGQVGKMDTPEIGMKTMSLNPVGQTEPLLAGIAWDAGAYETHGYEIKQLPPGATLLGSTKECKNQIFKAGVRTYGFQHHPEFDRAMIEALLPHDKDFCSRAGISEGDLRAQLDKHYADFARYSDRLCVNIASFLFPLERKLTA from the coding sequence ATGGCAATCATCGTCTTTCAACACGGAGCGCTCGTCGGTCCCGGTCGGCTCGGTCTGACGCTTCGGGATCACGGCTTCAAACTCTCGATCCGGCGTCTTGATCTCGCGGCGGATCATCCGATCAACATTCTCGCGCTCGAAGATTTCGGTGACGGGCAACTCATCCCCACCGATTTCGACAATGTGCAGGGCGTGATCGCCTTAGGCGGCCCGCAGAACGTCGGCGAGGATCATCCGTGGATGCCCGGCGAGATGTCGTTTCTCAAACAGGCGCACGAGCGCCAGCTCCCGGTCATCGGCATCTGCCTCGGCGCGCAGATGATCGCGCAGACCCTCGGCGGCCAGGTCGGCAAGATGGACACGCCCGAGATCGGGATGAAGACAATGTCGCTCAACCCGGTCGGCCAGACCGAGCCGCTTCTCGCCGGAATCGCGTGGGATGCGGGGGCGTATGAAACGCACGGCTACGAGATCAAGCAACTGCCGCCGGGTGCGACGCTGCTCGGTTCGACCAAAGAGTGCAAGAACCAGATCTTCAAGGCGGGGGTTCGCACGTACGGCTTCCAGCATCACCCGGAGTTCGATCGCGCGATGATCGAGGCGCTGCTGCCGCACGACAAAGATTTCTGCTCACGCGCCGGAATCTCGGAAGGCGATCTCCGCGCCCAGCTCGACAAGCATTACGCCGATTTCGCGCGCTATTCCGACCGGCTCTGCGTCAATATCGCGAGTTTCCTGTTTCCGCTCGAGCGGAAGCTGACGGCGTGA
- a CDS encoding GGDEF domain-containing protein: MFRLWSQLDAEDTARWLERRSKLDVLSLALIALIPIVAVDLKLGPHISLSALTLAPVFLVGCFGGRLVSYTYSVIAAFCAFVDSYRVLPTDASLGLITWSFASRAITYIFMAEISSRFRDLIHQYAAHARTDGLTGLSNFRDLCIQAERLILAARREKTPISAAYVDCDNFKQVNDRFGHAEGDAVLRAVAEVFRTCTRPADVVARVGGDEFVLLMPATDCEGGKLAVTRIHAELTRAMDALKRDVTFSIGAATFDAPPANVDELLASIDDCQYRAKKGGKDRFVYHTQDAKKTSEPAPGGKMVA, encoded by the coding sequence GTGTTCCGTCTCTGGTCACAGCTCGACGCCGAAGATACGGCGCGGTGGCTCGAACGTCGCAGCAAACTCGACGTGCTGTCTCTCGCGCTCATCGCGCTCATCCCGATCGTCGCGGTCGATCTCAAGCTCGGTCCGCATATCTCGCTCAGTGCACTCACGCTCGCGCCGGTGTTCCTCGTCGGCTGCTTCGGCGGTCGCCTCGTCTCGTACACCTATTCCGTGATCGCGGCGTTCTGCGCGTTCGTCGATTCCTACCGCGTTCTTCCAACTGACGCGAGCCTCGGTCTCATTACCTGGTCGTTCGCTTCGCGCGCCATCACCTACATCTTCATGGCCGAGATCTCGTCGCGATTCCGCGATCTCATCCATCAATACGCGGCGCACGCGCGCACCGACGGACTCACCGGCCTTTCGAATTTCCGCGACCTGTGCATCCAGGCCGAGCGGCTGATTCTCGCGGCGCGGCGGGAAAAGACGCCGATTTCCGCGGCGTACGTCGATTGCGACAATTTCAAGCAGGTCAATGATCGTTTCGGCCACGCCGAGGGCGACGCCGTCCTCCGCGCCGTTGCGGAAGTCTTCCGCACCTGCACGCGCCCGGCCGATGTCGTCGCGCGCGTCGGTGGCGATGAATTCGTGCTGCTCATGCCCGCGACCGACTGCGAAGGGGGCAAGCTGGCCGTCACGCGCATTCACGCCGAACTCACGCGTGCTATGGACGCCTTGAAGCGTGATGTTACCTTCAGCATCGGCGCCGCGACGTTCGATGCGCCGCCCGCCAATGTCGATGAGTTGCTCGCCAGCATTGACGATTGCCAGTACCGGGCGAAAAAGGGGGGCAAGGATCGCTTCGTGTACCACACGCAAGACGCGAAGAAGACCAGCGAACCCGCTCCGGGCGGCAAGATGGTGGCTTAG
- a CDS encoding thioredoxin family protein codes for MHKLFATFLLLVTVTAARADLPPAFSDLTLDAATKQVEGTDKLVLIKFTAEWCMPCKAMDQTTWRDDKVVEWMKDHGVAIQVDVDKERDIAGRYQISAMPTMVMLKGGNEIARKTGYMDAAGTLKWMDDAAAGKLIGGPRVDKDSRDMGARYQTVRELATSGKPDEATEEYVWLWEHMLEYEPSMAGVRGSYMASDMANLAARHAPAKAAFTKLRDQADEALKAGNASTSGRDDWIVLNEIVGDEDRTLAWFDAVKNTPEAPAQFERSAFRIFDLLVTRDRLADIPLLYPSPLQTIRADYAMSADMAKMAPQLPDSLDEATKQSILEQTWTMFRERVAVLYAGYLTAGRDETAGEILKDARSLHDPPRLITGAVGYAMSKGQARPDMRALLDDADKSGADTMALREQLEAALSGK; via the coding sequence ATGCACAAGCTGTTTGCAACGTTTCTTCTCCTCGTGACTGTCACCGCCGCAAGAGCGGATTTGCCCCCGGCTTTCAGCGATCTGACGCTCGACGCCGCGACCAAACAGGTTGAAGGAACGGACAAGCTGGTGCTCATCAAGTTCACTGCCGAGTGGTGCATGCCGTGCAAGGCGATGGACCAGACGACCTGGCGTGACGACAAGGTTGTTGAGTGGATGAAAGACCACGGCGTGGCGATCCAGGTCGATGTCGACAAGGAGCGCGACATCGCGGGGCGCTACCAGATCTCGGCGATGCCGACCATGGTGATGCTCAAGGGCGGAAACGAGATCGCGCGCAAGACCGGGTACATGGATGCGGCCGGGACGCTGAAGTGGATGGATGATGCCGCGGCAGGGAAACTGATCGGCGGACCGAGGGTGGACAAGGACTCGCGTGACATGGGGGCGCGATACCAGACGGTTCGCGAGCTTGCAACATCGGGAAAACCCGACGAGGCGACCGAGGAATACGTGTGGCTGTGGGAGCACATGCTGGAATACGAACCCAGCATGGCCGGCGTGCGCGGTTCGTACATGGCGAGCGACATGGCGAACCTGGCGGCACGACACGCGCCGGCGAAGGCGGCGTTTACAAAGCTGCGGGATCAAGCGGATGAGGCGCTCAAGGCCGGCAACGCGAGCACCAGCGGGCGCGATGACTGGATTGTGCTGAACGAAATCGTCGGCGATGAGGATCGGACCCTCGCGTGGTTCGATGCAGTGAAGAACACACCGGAAGCACCGGCACAGTTCGAACGGTCCGCGTTCCGGATCTTTGATCTTCTGGTCACGCGCGATCGGCTCGCGGATATTCCGCTGCTGTACCCAAGCCCGTTGCAGACGATTCGCGCCGACTACGCGATGAGCGCCGACATGGCGAAAATGGCGCCGCAGTTGCCGGATTCGCTTGACGAAGCGACGAAGCAATCGATTCTCGAACAGACGTGGACGATGTTTCGCGAGCGCGTCGCCGTTCTCTATGCAGGGTACCTGACCGCGGGAAGGGACGAAACCGCCGGAGAGATTCTGAAAGACGCGCGGAGCTTGCACGATCCGCCGCGGTTGATCACCGGCGCTGTTGGATATGCAATGAGCAAAGGGCAGGCACGTCCGGACATGCGGGCGCTGCTGGATGATGCGGACAAGAGCGGAGCGGACACAATGGCGCTTCGCGAGCAGCTCGAAGCCGCGCTCTCAGGCAAGTGA